The following coding sequences lie in one Populus trichocarpa isolate Nisqually-1 chromosome 14, P.trichocarpa_v4.1, whole genome shotgun sequence genomic window:
- the LOC18105062 gene encoding nitrate regulatory gene2 protein, whose translation MGCTASKLDNEDTVRRCKERRRLMKEAVYARHHLAAAHADYCRSLRVTGSALSNFAAGESLSVSDQTPVVILHPPTATSPTPPSNPIPPRVPPSPSPSLHPPPPPPPFSPSIASSKPPHILSSSNIHSKSNRHRRVKPQKLPHILSESSPSVSPKSNYDYPTAFQNHSTYSTTPSQASSVWNWENFYPPSPPDSEFFARKANHNQQQQHPHLDTDDGSSSDADEDVATERFSEYDFFNEKQYTQHKKQQQQNYSETEQEEVQCSEWGDHDHLSNSTTSSDEDNDTESRSEIGTRSNFGPVKHPSQQQPHPQQYDNAFGKLDNKSEAGSSTTSYRTGEVSNMKMVVRHKDLNEIVGAIKENFDKAAAAGDQVSEMLEIGRAQLDRSFRQLKKTVYHSSSVLSNLSSSWTSKPPLAVKYRLDTGSLIEPGGPRSLCSTVERLLAWEKKLYDEVKDREGVKIEHEKKLSTLQSQEYKGDEAKLDKTKAAITRLQSLIIVTSQAVSTTSTAIIGLRDSDLVPQLVELCHGFMYMWKSMHQYHEVQNHIVQQVRGLVNQSAKGDSTSELHKQATRDLESAVSAWHSSFCHLIKFQRDFIQSIHGWFKLTLIPVSNDNMNANMEPSDVYAFCDEWKLALDRVPDTVASEAIKSFINVVHVISTKQTEELKIRKRTDTASKELEKKASSLRSLERKFYHSYSMVGIGPPDTGGSDNGQFLDARDPLAEKKSELVACQRRVEDEMLRHAKAVEVTRAMTLNNLQTGLPGVFQALTSFSSLFMEALQLVCNRSYAIK comes from the exons ACCCTCCTACAGCAACCAGCCCAACTCCTCCTAGCAATCCTATCCCTCCACGTGTACCACCTTCCCCTTCCCCCTCCCTCCAccctccaccacctcctcctccattTTCTCCTTCTATAGCTAGCTCTAAACCTCCAcatattctttcttcttcaaatattCACTCTAAGTCTAACCGCCACCGCCGCGTCAAGCCTCAGAAGCTTCCTCATATTCTTTCAGAATCAAGCCCTTCAGTCTCTCCGAAATCGAATTATGATTATCCAACTgcttttcaaaatcattcaacTTATTCTACAACGCCTTCTCAAGCTTCTTCTGTATGGAACTGGGAAAATTTCTACCCTCCTTCCCCTCCAGACTCAGAATTCTTCGCTCGAAAAGCCAACCACAACCAACAGCAACAGCATCCCCATTTAGATACTGATGATGGGTCGTCATCAGATGCAGATGAGGATGTTGCAACAGAGAGATTCTCAGAGTATGACTTCTTTAACGAAAAGCAATACACACAGCATaagaagcagcagcaacaaAATTATAGCGAGACGGAGCAAGAGGAAGTTCAATGCAGTGAATGGGGAGATCATGATCATCTCAGCAACTCAACAACATCATCGGATGAGGATAATGATACTGAGTCCAGATCCGAGATCGGAACCCGGTCCAATTTCGGGCCAGTCAAGCACCCTTCGCAGCAACAACCACATCCACAACAATATGATAATGCTTTTGGTAAGTTGGATAACAAGTCTGAGGCGGGATCCTCGACGACCAGTTACAGGACTGGAGAGGTTTCTAATATGAAAATGGTTGTCAGACATAAGGATTTGAATGAGATTGTTGGGGCTATCAAGGAGAATTTTGACAAGGCGGCTGCTGCTGGAGATCAGGTTTCGGAGATGCTTGAGATCGGTAGAGCTCAGCTTGATAGAAGTTTCCGGCAATTGAAGa AGACTGTGTATCATTCGAGTAGTGTTTTGAGCAACTTAAGCTCGAGTTGGACTTCAAAGCCACCGTTGGCCGTGAAGTATCGACTCGATACCGGTTCACTGATTGAACCTGGTGGTCCAAGAAGTCTTTGTTCAACCGTAGAACGGTTGTTGGCCTGGGAGAAGAAACTCTACGACGAAGTTAAG GATAGAGAAGGTGTTAAAATTGAGCATGAGAAGAAGCTGTCGACTCTACAAAGTCAGGAATACAAGGGGGATGAAGCAAAGCTAGACAAGACCAAAGCTGCAATAACAAGACTGCAATCTCTGATTATTGTTACATCTCAGGCTGTTTCTACCACCTCAACGGCCATTATTGGACTTAGAGACAGTGATCTTGTTCCTCAGCTAGTTGAACTCTGTCATGG GTTCATGTACATGTGGAAGTCAATGCATCAATACCATGAAGTTCAGAACCACATTGTGCAGCAAGTCCGTGGCCTTGTGAACCAATCAGCCAAGGGTGATTCAACTTCTGAATTGCACAAGCAGGCTACACGTGACCTTGAATCAGCTGTTTCTGCTTGGCACTCCAGTTTCTGCCACCTGATAAAGTTCCAACGGGACTTTATTCAATCCATCCATGGCTGGTTCAAGCTCACCCTTATTCCTGTAAGCAATGACAACATGAATGCCAACATGGAACCCTCTGATGTATATGCCTTCTGTGATGAGTGGAAGCTTGCCCTTGACCGTGTCCCTGACACAGTAGCTTCTGAAGCCATCAAGAGCTTTATCAATGTTGTTCATGTGATATCTACAAAACAAACTGAAGAGCTCAAGATTAGAAAGCGAACAGATACTGCATCAAAGGAGCTGGAAAAGAAGGCTTCCTCTCTTCGCAGCTTAGAAAGAAAGTTCTACCACTCATACTCCATGGTTGGCATTGGACCTCCTGATACTGGTGGATCTGATAATGGACAGTTTTTGGATGCTCGTGATCCACTGGCTGAAAAGAAATCAGAGCTTGTAGCCTGTCAGAGGCGTGTGGAAGATGAAATGCTGAGGCATGCTAAGGCAGTAGAGGTGACAAGAGCAATGACACTAAATAACCTTCAGACAGGCCTCCCTGGAGTTTTTCAGGCATTGACcagtttttcttccttgtttatGGAGGCACTTCAATTGGTATGCAACCGTTCCTACGCCATCAAATAG